ACAGGTGCATGCCCACGTAGTCAAAATGGGATTTTCGGGGGACCCATTTGTGGGGAACTCGTTGATTCACTTCTATGCGGAGATTGGGAGGTTTGAGCTCGCCGAGCTTCTGTTCGACCAAATGCCTGAGAGAGAGCGGAACGAGGTCTCCTGGGCTTCAATGATCTCTGGGTTTGTAAGTAATGATCGCCCGCAAGAAGCATTGGCTCTGTTTTGCTCCAAGGATTGGAGAAACATGGATGCTGATCAGATCACACTCGTCAGTGTCCTTTCCGCATGCGCTCAgctgagagagttgaaattggGAAAGGATATCCATTGTTATATAGAGGAAAAGGGTGTTGAGGTTGGGCTGATATTAGGTAACTCACTAATGAACATGTATGCAAAATCCGGGCAGATGGAAATTGCTCGTGAGCTGTTTGAGAATATGGCTACGCTCGACTCAATCTCGTGGAATATTCTTATTTCTGGCTTTGTTGAAAATGGATCCTTAGAAAAGGGTTTAGAGATGTTCTCTGAGATGAATCGGAGAAATGTAAAGGTAAATGAAGCAACATTCTTGAGCTTGGTTTCAGCTTGCGGGGAGTTGGAGTTAGGGCTTGAGATTCATCATCATGTTAGAAACATGGGTTTTGACACGAATATCTCGATATGCAATGCGCTTATTGATATGTACTCAAGGATTGGAAGTGTTGAGCTAGCGAGCAAAGTGTTCGATGAGATGACCCTCAAAGACATTATCTCATGGAATTCAATGATATCTTGCTATGCTCGATCCGGATCTATGGAAGATGCTCGTATACTCTTTGATCAAATGTTGGTAAAAGATAACTTCTCTTGGAGTACTATGGTTCTTGGGTACGTAAGAAACAATGAGCCAGAAGAAGCAATAGGTATCTATAAAGAGCTTATGAAAGAAGCCAATATTGAACCCGATAATGTCACCGTCCTTAGTTTTGTGACGGCATGTGCTCATTTGGGTGCACTTGAAGAAGGAAAAGCAATTCATAGCTACATAAAGAACAAGGAAATTCAAATTGATATCTCCTTAGGTACAGCACTTATAGATATGTACTCGAACTGTGGGTGCCTAGGAGAAGCTGCAGAAGTTTTTCACAGCATGAGAGAGAAGGATGTTTCCGCTTGGACCGCATTAATTTCTGGTTTGGCCATGCATGGTCGTGGCAAAGAAGCTATCCAAATATTCAAAGCGATGCAAACTACAGAAGGGGACTCACCGAAGCCCAATTCTGTTACTTTTCTAAGTGTTTTATCTGCTTGTGCTCATGCTGGGTTAGTCCAAGAAGGGTGGGAAGTTTATAATAGTATGTTGAATCGCAAACTCACACCGGAAATGGCTCATGTAGGGTGCATGGTTGATCTTCTCGGAAGAGCAGGGCATCTAAAAGAAGCTTTTAACTTTATAAAGAGTTTGAATTGCGAAGTTGAAGCTAATGTATGGGGAGCCCTTTTAAGTGCATGTAGAACATATGGTGATGTGGAACGGGGGGAGATTGCGTATGCGAAGATAGTTGAGTTGGATCCTTTGCATGATGGAGCGCATGTTCTAATGTCGAACATTTATGCGAAGGCAGGGTGTTGGAACGAATCGAAGGCAGTTCGAAGGAGAATGAAGGATGAGGGCATTAGAAAGGAGGTCGGTCGGAGTTGGATTGAAGTAGATGGTGCTCTACATGTGTTTACTGCAGGAATTGAGCTATAATAGTCGAGTTCGATGTATAGGCGTGGTCTTTAagttgtattttggagagtaaGTGGTCCATTTTATAGCTGCTaactttctttttccttgttttttgttttttgggagAAGGATTGGAAGTTCTGTAAAGCTTATTTTATAGATGAAAATAGCAGGAAGTTTCAGCTGGGTTGTTAGAATCCAAactgtaaaaatttatatagttgCTAGCGGACGGAGAACATGTGCATTGCTTTACTCTGCTAGAGGCATGGCACTGTACTTTCTTCTGAGAATTTTCTTCACACTTTCGAACGTCATGTAAATtgtccttttattattattattattattatttttttttttgttgagaagaAATCTGCGATTCATatcattctttttgttttcttcttaaaCTTTTTACTAATTTCACAAATCATGCGTATCGATTTTACCGGTTTTGTTTCATTAAGCTATACattataatttaagaaaaaaagttaattatacACCCAAAAGTGGGTGTGTATCTTACTCTCCACCAATGCAAAGTTGGAGAGTTATCCACTAGTCACGTGATGTGGCTTATAGAGAAAATTCCACCTTTGAATAAGATAGGTGTAGATCATACACTCACTTTTGGAGTGTGTCTCTAGTATTGCTCTTAGGCTTCATTGGAACCATGTGCCTTATTTGGGCTATTTCCTTGCTGGGCTGAACCAACTAGGCCCACAATTGGTAGCCAACTTAGTAACAAAGAATTAATTCGTAGTGGGCCGGCCCAACCCATCGTCCGCATGCGGACTTCTCCCATTCCTCTCAGCGGAGTGAACGCATAAGGACCTTTATGCTGTTCCGATCTCTCCACCCGAGTCCCGTCACCTCCCTCGCTGCGCTTGTCGCTCCTCTCTCCCGagctcctcctcgtcctcctcctcctcgtcctcgcaAAACCCTAGGGGTCGCGGGGGTGGGAGATGACGATCGACGACGAGAACTCCATCTACGTGGGTGGGCTCCCCTACGACGCCTCCGAGGAGAGCCTACGCCGCGTCTTCGACCTCTACGGCGCCGTCGTCGCCGTTAAGGTCCGCTTACCCCTCGCCACCTCTCATCCTCTACTTTCCTCGCCTTCGATCTTATTCTTGTGCTCGTACGCCATGAGATTTGTCGACGGTTCGAACCATTTGATGGATAGCTTTTGTAGAGCTAGGGTTTATCACGCATCAGCTTCTCTGTAACTAGGCTTTATTCCTAGTGTTTTAATAAACCTTTGCTGAAGCTTCGTTTTACCTTATCAAACTTCAGCCTGTGTTAATTAGGTCATTGAACTTCGATATTTGTTTCAATTTTGTCACACTCGTTTACTCCATTTAATTTTCCGAGTGAAAGGAATGAGATGACAGATGAAAAATGATATGACAGAATGATGTGGCAGTTGAATTAACAATCAGGTCGTCTAAAAATTATCATTGGATCTAAATTCTGGGGAAAGGGGTAATATTTGAGCCATTATTTTACTTCCTGGTTGTGTCATCTCAAATTATCATTGGAAGTTTTGTGCTAGTTGGAAGAAATTCAGTGGTTTCCTTTGTggaaaatatatagtaaatcAACATTAGTGTTTCAGGAACTGTTTTAATGATGCAAACTTTGACTACATGTTTGTCCTTCTATGAATACTTGTAAGCATATTTCAGAAGGGTCTGAGTTTCATGAAACCATTTCCTATATATTCGAATGTTGAAAATTGTTCAATCAATTtctagttataatttttttcaatttaactgCAGATAATAAATGATCGGCAAGTTGGAGGAAAATGTTATGGCTTTGTTACCTTTACCAACCCAAGGTCTGCTGTTGACGCTATCGCAGACATGAATGGCAGGGTATATGTCTCTGTTCttatcaaattttatgtttttcatttgtttgacattttttttttataaataaaatagactATTGGTGGAAGAATTGTCCGAGTTAATGAAGTTCTGACAAGAGGTGCAAGGCCAAATTTTTATCGTGAAAATTTCGGGAGGGATGATGATTTTGACAAGGGCAGGGATAGAGAAAGGAATTATAATCGCGACAGAGAACGGTATCATGAGAGACCCAACGAGAGGTCTCGTGAGCGCgatagagacagagagagagattacgAGCGGCCCCACGACTTTGATCGGTTGAGAGATCGTTCTGTGGATCGAGGACGAGATCATGATGATCATGATCACGAACATGCAAGGGATCTTGATCGAGATTGGGAAAGGGAGCGAGAAATGGAGAAAGACCATGAGAGAGAAATAGATAAAGCCAAAGGTTATGATAGTGGGAGAGAAAAGAATAAGGAGCAACAGCCAAGGAACAGGTTGAGGTAAGTTTTTTAGTCTTACAGTCTCAATAGTATTTGCTCTTATTTTTGCTTGGGACATGATGCCAACCATGTTATTTGCTTATCAGTTGACATGTGTTGCAATGAAGTTGACACCTATGCgcaattttctttatttgttatatGGTATGGTTGAATAATTCCTCTTGATATATGAGATAGGTCGATGACCCTATGTATCAGCTTGCAACTTAAAATATTCAGATCGTAGTTGTTTATTCATCTTGTCTCTTACTATCTACAAGGGCAACAAACAGTGGGAAGATGCTTCCTCTTTCTTACTTCGTTCTAAATGTGAAATTTAGGTGCCATTGTTTTTCTCAGCGCATCAGAAGCATCTAGGTTATAAAACCTTTTTAAAGGGTTGTTATAGTGATTTTCCTGCTTGATTGCAGTGTTGGCCGTCTGAATGATCATCAAAGCAGAGAGTTGTCACCAAATTCTAGTGATGATTATCAAGATCAGGTAGAAGAAGTGTCTTAGTTTAATTGTCTATTGCAACTGACTTTAGTTTTTAACACTTTATCACACTGCTGTTGTGTTATTAGGTGAAAGAGCAATTGGATGGATCCATTCAGAAGCTTGATGAGCTTCAAAAGGAGGTACTTCAATATACAGATCTTTTGACGAAACCATTTGTGCATCAGATGTGTTTCTTTATGCTTAACTACCTCAATTTCAAATTGCTGGGCTTCAAC
This DNA window, taken from Ananas comosus cultivar F153 linkage group 5, ASM154086v1, whole genome shotgun sequence, encodes the following:
- the LOC109710208 gene encoding pentatricopeptide repeat-containing protein At3g22690-like, whose protein sequence is MSNLIPPSSPLVLLPHRLSASERNPNSAPNFRLDHLVHPVLARLERCASMAELRALHAHMTTTGLARDSFAASRLLAFSALSLQGDLRYALDLFRRLLPAPNLFAYNAMVRAFSRSNRPDLSLRFYVEMLQFGLAPDSYTFPFLLKSCAHLLALSEGLQVHAHVVKMGFSGDPFVGNSLIHFYAEIGRFELAELLFDQMPERERNEVSWASMISGFVSNDRPQEALALFCSKDWRNMDADQITLVSVLSACAQLRELKLGKDIHCYIEEKGVEVGLILGNSLMNMYAKSGQMEIARELFENMATLDSISWNILISGFVENGSLEKGLEMFSEMNRRNVKVNEATFLSLVSACGELELGLEIHHHVRNMGFDTNISICNALIDMYSRIGSVELASKVFDEMTLKDIISWNSMISCYARSGSMEDARILFDQMLVKDNFSWSTMVLGYVRNNEPEEAIGIYKELMKEANIEPDNVTVLSFVTACAHLGALEEGKAIHSYIKNKEIQIDISLGTALIDMYSNCGCLGEAAEVFHSMREKDVSAWTALISGLAMHGRGKEAIQIFKAMQTTEGDSPKPNSVTFLSVLSACAHAGLVQEGWEVYNSMLNRKLTPEMAHVGCMVDLLGRAGHLKEAFNFIKSLNCEVEANVWGALLSACRTYGDVERGEIAYAKIVELDPLHDGAHVLMSNIYAKAGCWNESKAVRRRMKDEGIRKEVGRSWIEVDGALHVFTAGIEL
- the LOC109710916 gene encoding cold-inducible RNA-binding protein isoform X2, which translates into the protein MTIDDENSIYVGGLPYDASEESLRRVFDLYGAVVAVKIINDRQVGGKCYGFVTFTNPRSAVDAIADMNGRTIGGRIVRVNEVLTRGARPNFYRENFGRDDDFDKGRDRERNYNRDRERYHERPNERSRERDRDRERDYERPHDFDRLRDRSVDRGRDHDDHDHEHARDLDRDWEREREMEKDHEREIDKAKGYDSGREKNKEQQPRNRLSVGRLNDHQSRELSPNSSDDYQDQVKEQLDGSIQKLDELQKEGDLIEMSILLPDEQWYDACIFSRDTITK
- the LOC109710916 gene encoding serine/threonine-protein kinase fray2 isoform X1; its protein translation is MTIDDENSIYVGGLPYDASEESLRRVFDLYGAVVAVKIINDRQVGGKCYGFVTFTNPRSAVDAIADMNGRTIGGRIVRVNEVLTRGARPNFYRENFGRDDDFDKGRDRERNYNRDRERYHERPNERSRERDRDRERDYERPHDFDRLRDRSVDRGRDHDDHDHEHARDLDRDWEREREMEKDHEREIDKAKGYDSGREKNKEQQPRNRLSVGRLNDHQSRELSPNSSDDYQDQVKEQLDGSIQKLDELQKEVTLIKDKVDSKQQLVSDLQKKSQNLEDALAAVKKVTSQRRSMLAKLRRVYLQVHDYTEKVKITEKELQSLVDVAIAEVDVGEDAPAKDGLAYGNGLV